A genome region from Triticum aestivum cultivar Chinese Spring chromosome 2B, IWGSC CS RefSeq v2.1, whole genome shotgun sequence includes the following:
- the LOC123040236 gene encoding berberine bridge enzyme-like Cyn d 4 — MASIALVLTVCFLGFYVPAPSLASSSNNNDFLRCLSTSIPGQLVLTPSSPSFTPLLVSSIRNARLVAPATANPPLCIVTPTNASHVQAAVRCGRRHSVRVRVRSGGHDNEGLSYRSATPNGEAFAVIDLAKLHAVHVNPHEATAWVETGATTGELYYRIATAAPGLGFPASVCPTVGVGGIISGGGIGLMMRKYGLSADNVLDASMVDANGNLLPNKKAMGDDLFWAIRGGGGGNFGIVLAWKLRLVPVPPKVTFLKVAKTMDQGAVDAVTKWQTLAPALPDDLSVRVVIQKSQANFQSLYLGNCSTVVATMRSRFPELGVTSADCKEMSWLQYTAYIYFGDAINSKPLEALLLNRSTTLGPFVKNKSDYVKKALTKETWKKIFLWPNGAGSGQLILEPHGGIMGRISANKIPFPHRSSVLYNIQYVELWKGKEAGGDITPNWIGSLYEFMTPYVSKNPRGAYVNYRDLDMGVNKVVGGVMCYETAKVWGERYFGPANFKRLAKIKRKVDASDYFRNEQSVPPLPLK, encoded by the coding sequence ATGGCAAGCATAGCGCTCGTGCTCACAGTTTGCTTCTTGGGCTTTTACGTGCCCGCCCCTTCCCTGGCGTCGTCCTCCAACAACAACGACTTCCTCCGGTGCCTCTCCACTAGCATCCCCGGCCAGCTCGTGCtgacgccgagctcgccgtcgttcaCGCCGCTCCTCGTGTCATCCATCAGGAACGCCAGGTTGGTGGCGCCGGCGACGGCGAATCCTCCGCTCTGCATCGTGACGCCCACAAACGCGTCGCACGTTCAGGCCGCCGTGCGCTGCGGGCGCCGCCACAGCGTGCGCGTCCGCGTGCGCAGCGGCGGGCACGACAATGAGGGCCTCTCTTACCGATCGGCCACCCCCAACGGCGAGGCGTTCGCGGTGATCGACCTCGCCAAGCTCCACGCCGTCCACGTCAACCCGCATGAGGCCACCGCGTGGGTCGAGACCGGGGCAACGACCGGAGAGCTCTACTACCGCATCGCCACTGCGGCGCCAGGGCTGGGCTTCCCGGCTAGCGTGTGCCCGACCGTGGGCGTGGGGGGCATCATTAGCGGCGGCGGCATAGGCCTCATGATGCGCAAGTATGGACTCTCCGCCGACAACGTCCTCGACGCTAGTATGGTGGATGCCAACGGGAACCTACTGCCGAACAAGAAGGCCATGGGGGACGACCTCTTCTGGGcaatccgcggcggcggcggcgggaactTCGGCATCGTGCTGGCATGGAAGCTGAGGCTCGTACCGGTCCCACCAAAGGTGACCTTCCTCAAAGTCGCCAAGACCATGGACCAGGGCGCGGTCGACGCGGTGACCAAATGGCAAACGCTCGCGCCGGCGCTCCCTGACGACCTCAGCGTACGGGTCGTTATCCAAAAGAGTCAGGCCAACTTCCAGTCCCTCTACCTCGGCAACTGCAGCACGGTGGTGGCGACGATGCGCAGCCGGTTCCCGGAGCTCGGGGTGACGAGCGCCGACTGCAAGGAGATGAGCTGGCTGCAGTATACGGCGTACATATACTTCGGCGACGCTATCAACAGCAAGCCGCTGGAGGCGCTCCTCCTCAACCGGTCGACGACCCTAGGCCCCTTTGTTAAGAACAAGTCCGACTACGTCAAGAAAGCCCTCACCAAGGAGACCTGGAAGAAGATCTTCCTTTGGCCCAACGGCGCGGGGTCGGGGCAGCTCATCCTCGAGCCGCACGGCGGAATAATGGGCCGCATTTCCGCCAACAAGATCCCGTTCCCGCACCGGAGCAGCGTGCTCTACAACATCCAGTACGTGGAGCTGTGGAAGGGCAAAGAGGCCGGGGGCGACATTACACCGAACTGGATCGGGAGCCTTTACGAGTTCATGACGCCGTACGTGAGCAAGAACCCGAGGGGCGCCTACGTGAACTACCGGGACCTTGACATGGGCGTGAACAAGGTGGTCGGTGGGGTCATGTGTTACGAAACTGCCAAGGTGTGGGGCGAGAGGTATTTTGGCCCCGCAAACTTCAAGAGGCTCGCCAAGATCAAGCGCAAGGTGGACGCCAGCGACTACTTCCGGAACGAGCAGAGCGTGCCGCCGCTTCCCTTGAAGTAG